The following coding sequences are from one Dermacentor andersoni chromosome 5, qqDerAnde1_hic_scaffold, whole genome shotgun sequence window:
- the LOC126530995 gene encoding uncharacterized protein: MISAVFFVFTISGTSHAHTLPEMRKSGTYLTVSSFSGLEKHGYFELNWFGIQEDYIGQTFAVLSRYNPPRALSDILSLWTIKTSSGRYETSVLAPNFDVGTLMRGQCLGYWALIVRNENADKNGKGLEFVKQKARWNLEKGEFNTTILHLTQLLSCFPKRISSSKGPAPKCVEVLHSSCFTPKPRWMRENYSVLSSLSLMDMLIPGTHDAGMYNQGVTLPHEKHVYTQDQTIKQQLAYGIRSLDLRVQYSSGQFYITHDRVRGWPTVKQVLREVREFVKETGELVILDFHRFTTGFDEGYDNVPARHAELQKLIVTELSGVIRKRFDYLKKLNEIFAESQNGTMVQGHVIAFYHSKYFRGRYENYLAPAILHRWANAQCPKKLMKYLDGKACVHGSCNPIAIMAELTPSFPDLIVGTRRAAEWINHDVTEFFRHKQQTCSGIVATDYFLGNGMIDVTIEANLLRGRDGQFVQQYKTYTQCDTADVHLKKSLKQ, encoded by the coding sequence AAATGCGAAAATCTGGAACGTACTTGACAGTGTCATCGTTCAGCGGGCTTGAGAAGCACGGCTACTTCGAGCTGAACTGGTTTGGCATACAAGAGGATTACATAGGCCAAACATTTGCCGTTCTCTCAAGATATAATCCCCCAAGAGCTCTGTCTGACATTCTCAGCTTGTGGACTATCAAAACTTCTTCCGGTAGAtacgaaactagtgttttagcaCCAAACTTCGACGTCGGCACACTGATGAGAGGACAGTGCCTCGGCTACTGGGCACTCATAGTGCGAAACGAAAATGCTGACAAAAATGGGAAAGGGTTGGAATTTGTTAAGCAGAAAGCAAGGTGGAACTTGGAAAAGGGAGAATTCAACACGACCATTCTCCACCTTACTCAGCTTTTAAGCTGTTTTCCTAAGCGCATTTCGTCGTCAAAGGGACCAGCTCCCAAATGCGTCGAAGTACTGCATTCGTCGTGCTTCACACCGAAGCCCCGCTGGATGCGTGAAAACTACTCCGTACTCTCGTCGCTGAGTTTAATGGACATGCTCATTCCCGGAACGCACGATGCCGGGATGTACAACCAAGGCGTCACGCTTCCACACGAAAAGCACGTGTACACTCAGGACCAGACGATAAAGCAGCAGCTGGCCTATGGAATTCGTTCCCTGGATCTGAGGGTGCAGTATTCCAGTGGCCAGTTTTATATTACCCATGATAGAGTGCGAGGATGGCCAACCGTAAAGCAGGTACTCAGGGAGGTCCGCGAGTTTGTGAAAGAGACCGGTGAGCTGGTGATTCTCGACTTTCACAGATTCACGACGGGTTTTGACGAAGGATACGACAACGTGCCGGCACGACATGCGGAGCTTCAGAAACTAATTGTGACAGAACTGAGTGGCGTGATTCGAAAGCGGTTCGATTATTTGAAAAAGTTGAACGAGATCTTCGCTGAATCCCAAAATGGAACGATGGTGCAGGGCCACGTCATAGCATTTTACCATTCGAAATACTTTAGAGGGCGTTATGAGAACTACTTGGCACCAGCCATACTGCACCGGTGGGCCAATGCGCAATGCCCCAAAAAACTCATGAAATACTTAGACGGAAAAGCTTGCGTACATGGAAGTTGTAACCCTATTGCTATAATGGCTGAGCTCACGCCGTCCTTCCCGGACCTTATCGTCGGTACTCGCCGAGCGGCGGAGTGGATAAACCATGACGTGACGGAATTTTTCAGACACAAGCAACAGACGTGCTCCGGCATTGTTGCCACAGATTATTTTCTCGGAAACGGAATGATTGACGTAACAATCGAAGCCAACCTACTTAGAGGACGCGACGGACAATTCGTACAACAATACAAAACATACACTCAATGCGACACGGCAGATGTACATTTGAAGAAGTCTTTGAAACAATAA